Below is a genomic region from Streptomyces ferrugineus.
TGATCGTGGTCGGCGGGGTGATCCCGCCGCAGGACGTGTCCACACTCCTCGAGATGGGCGCGGCGGCCGTGTTCCCGCCCGGGACGGTGATCCCGGACGCCGCGTACGACCTCGTACGGCGGCTGGGGGCCGACCTCGGGCACGAGCTGTGATCGATCTCGACGCGTATGTGAAGGGGGTGCTCGACGGGAAGCGGGCGATCGTCGCGCGCGCCATCACCCTCGTCGAGTCCACCCGGCCGCAACACCGGGTGCTGGCACAGCGGTTGCTGAGCGAGCTGCTCCCGCACAGCGGGAGGGCGCGCCGGATCGGGGTCAGCGGGGTGCCGGGGGTCGGGAAGTCGACGTTCATCGACGCGTTCGGCACCATGCTCACCGCGCTGGGCCACCGGGTGGCGGTGCTGGCCGTCGATCCGTCCTCCAGCCGGACGGGCGGGTCGATCCTGGGCGACAAGACGCGGATGGAGCGCCTGGCGGTCGATCCGGCGGCCTTCATCCGCCCCTCCCCCACGGCGGGCACGCTGGGCGGGGTCGCCAAGGCCACCCGGGAGTCGATCGTGGTGATGGAGGCGGCCGGCTACGACGTGATCCTGGTGGAGACGGTCGGCGTCGGGCAGTCCGAGACCGCGGTCGCGAACATGGTCGACTCCTTCCTGCTGCTGACGCTGGCCCGTACGGGCGATCAGCTCCAGGGCATCAAGAAGGGCGTGCTGGAGCTGGCCGACGTGCTCGCCGTCAACAAGGCGGATGGCCCGCACGAGCGCGACGCCCGCGCCGCCGCCCGGGAACTGGCCGGTGCCCTGCGCCTGATGCACGGCAAGGACGCCGCCTGGACCCCGCCCGTGCTGCACTGCAGCGGGCGCGAGTCGATCGGCCTGGACACCGTCTGGGACCGCCTCGAACAGCACCGGGCCCTGCTCGACTCCACCGGCCGGCTCGCCGCCAAGCGGCGTGAGCAGCAGGTCGACTGGACCTGGACCATGGTCCGCGACGAGCTGCTGGGCCGACTGCACGCCGACCCGGCCGTACGGGTCGTCGCGCCGACGCTCGAACAGCAGGTCAGGGACGGCGAGTTGACGGCGACGCTGGCCGCCGAGCGGATCCTCGCGGCGTTCGAGGGCGAGCGCGGTCAGCACACCGACGGGTCGGAACCGCGCGGCGCCACCAGACCCGACTCATAGGCGAACACCACGAGTTGGGCCCGGTCCCGGGCGCCCAGCTTGGTCATCGCCCTGCTGATGTGGGTCTTCGCCGTGAACGGGCTGATCACCATGTGCTCGGCGATCTCCTCGTTGGTCAGGCCGCGTGCCGCCAGCGCCGTCACCTCGCGTTCGCGACGGGTCAGGCACTCCAGGCCCGGTGCCGTGGCCCGGTCCGGAGGGCGGGAGACGAACTCACCGATGAGGGTGCGGGTCACCGCCGGGGACAGCAGGGCCTCCCCGCCGGCCACCACCTCGATGGCCTGGAGCAGGTCGGCCGGTTCGGTGTCCTTCAGCAGGAAGCCGCTCGCGCCGGCCCGCAGCGCCTCGAAGACGTACTCGTCGTGGCCGTAGTTGGTGAGGATCACCACGCGGACCGCCGACAGCGCCGGGTCCGCGGCGATGTGGCGGGTGGCCTCGATGCCCGTCATCACCGGCATCTGCACGTCGATCAACGCGATGTCGGGGACGTGGGCGCGGATCAGCTCCAGGCCCCGTTCGCCGTCGCTCGCCTCGCCGACCACCTCGATGCAGTCCTCGGCCTCCAGCAGGGCCCTGAAGCCCGCCCGCATCAGCGCCTGGTCGTCGACGAGCGCCACCCTGATCACCTGGTCCGTCATCCCGCCTCCCGCAACGGCAGCCGTGCCCGCACCGCGAATCCGCCCTCCTCACGCGGGGCCGCGTCCAGCGTGCCCCCGAGGGCCGCGACGCGCTCGCGCATGCCGGTCAGGCCGATGCCGGGCGTGGGCGGACGGGCCGCGTCGGCGGTGCCGTCGTCCTCGACGCGTATCGTCAAGTCGCCGTCGCCGTAGTCGAGTCGCACGCCCACCTTCGCCGGGCCCGCGTGCCGTGCCGCGTTGGTGAGCGCCTCCTGGACGATGCGGTACATGGCCCGGTCGACCGAGGCGGCCAGTGGCCGCTCGTCGCCCGTCACCGTCAGCTCGACCGCGAGCCCGGCCGCCCGCGCCCGCTCCACGAGCAGCGCGGGTGAGCCGGTCGGCTCGTCGGTGCGCAGCACCTCCAGCGTGGCCCGCAGCTCGCGCATGGCCTCCCCGCTGGCCTCCTGGATGGCGAGCAGCGCGGGCGGCACCTCCTCGCCGCGCTTGCGGGCGAGGTGGACGGCGACGCCCGCCTGGAGCTTGACGATCGAGATGCTGTGAGTGAGGGAGTCGTGCAGCTCCCTGGCGATACGCAGACGTTCCTCGCCCGCCCGGCGCAGCGCCGCCTCCTCGCGGGTGCGTTCGGCCTCCAGCGCGCGCTGCTCGGTCTGGCGCAGATACGCCTGCCAGTTGCGGTCGGCGAGGCCGGTCACGACCGCGCACAGGAACCATCCGGCGAGCAGCAGGGTCTCGCGTACGACGTCCGAGGCCGCCGAGCCCGCCGTCACGTACCCGCCGAGGAAGACGGCGGCCGCCACCGCGGCCGTGCCCCGGTGCCCGGACCGCGAGGCCGTGTGCACGGCGCCGGCGACGGGGATGGCCAGGGCGCTCGCGGGTCCGGCGTGAAAGACGTCGGCGAGCAGACAGCCGGTGGTGACCGCGAGCACCACGCGCGGGGCGGTGCGGTGCGCGGCCAGGGCCAGCGAACCGGCGAGGATCAGCACCCAGTCGAGCAGCCCGGCGCGGTCGTCCGCCACGGCGGCGAGCACGGTGATGGCGCCGACCACGACCGCGACGGCCAGGTCGGCGAGCCGCTCGCGCGTGATTCGATGCCCGCTCATATACCCGCACACTAGACCGCGCCACTGACAGTGACGTCAGCCCTGTGGACGGCTCCCGCGCTACTCCCGGCGTAGTAGTGCGGCTCACCGGCCCGCCCGGCCGCTGCGGACCCAACTGGCGTCAGCGGTAGGACGACTGGTCCAGCCCGGCAGCCCGTGCTGCTGCCGGGGTCCACACCCTTCCGTCACACCGAACCGTTCCTGAAGGCTGAGCAGGAGCCAAGCCCGTCAGCCGCACGCCCCGAACGGTCTTGAGCGCACTGGTCCCCGGCGTACTCGACCCCGGGGCGGCGACACGCATCGCGTGCGTGGTCCGAGCCCGGGAGGCCAGTTCCCTGCGCGACCTGGCCATGTGGGTGCGGCCAGAGGCGACGGGGAGGCCCTGAACCATCACTCCGGTGGAGCAGGGGCCCCGCACGCTGGCACCGCACCCGGCGTCCCAGATCGCACGACAACGCTAACCCGAACGGCCCAACGCACTGCAAGCCCGGAGCCGATCATCACACGATCGAGCTAAGCCAGCCTCATATGCACCCCGCGCGAGCACGCCCCCGCCTACCTCGGCACCGCGCTCACCTTCCACTTCATCAACCGGATCGCGTCGGCCCTGCTGACCGAGAACCTGCTCCCGGCGGGCGCCCAGCGCTTCCGAGCCGTACGGAGCGTCGCGGGCCGCGCGCTGGCCCGCACCGTGCGCCGCCCCGCCCGCCCCGGGCACTCCCTCGCGCTGCTCGACGACATCGACCCCGGGGAGGCCCCCGCGTGGGCGGGCGGCACACCCGTCGGTCTCGCGTACGCGACGCTGCTCAGGGCGGCCATGCGGGGCGCGGGCCTGCTGGACGCCGACGACCACCATCTCCTGGAGGCCGCTCTCCAGGACTGGGACGGCGCGCATCCGCCGCTCGCCCTGGACGGCTTCCCGGATCGCCGGGAGCGTCCCGGGGCGCGGCTGGCGCTGCTGGCCGCCCTGGCGCCGTACCGCATCACGGACGAGGACGTGGCGGCCTGGCGCCGGCCGGAGCACACCGACCACTGTCTGGTGCACCTCATCGCATACGGCGCCTTTCTCGCCGTGGACCGCATCGAAAGCGCTATCTCCTCCCAAATCACCCAGGAGGCCCTGTAAAACCCCGTAACTCGCCCAGGTCACCGCGTAATTGGGACCCTTGCGTAATGGCGTCGGCACGGAGCGAGTTGGCACTTCCGCCCCACAGGGAGTCGTGTGACACTGGCGTCCCGTCCGCTGTGCGGACCCCCTCCGCACCGTCCCCCACGAAAAGTGCGCCGTGCGTTCTCTTCCCCTGCCGCTCGCCCTCACCGCGCGCCTGTCGCCCGTCGTCGTGCTCGCCGCGGCGGGCTGGGCGCTGTCGTCCGGCCCCGCCGCGACGCCGGCCGCCGAGGACCGGACGGCGACGCAGAAGACCGAGGCCGACTCGCCCTCGGCGCCCGCGACGGCGGCCGTGTCGAAGACGTACTCCGCCGCTCCCTCGCCCTGCGGCAGCCTCGCCGCGAAGTCGATCAAGGACCTCGTGCCGGGCGCCAAGCCGGCCGGCAAGGAGCTCCCGTCGACGGACTCGAAGCTGCGCCGCACCTGCTCGTGGAACGCGCTCAAGGGCTACGACTACCGCTGGCTGGACGTGTCCTTCGAGATCACGGCGTCGGACGAGGCCGCTCAGGAGTCCTTCAAGGAGCGCGTCGCGGCCAAGAGCGGCGGCGGCGACGTCCCCGGTATCGGCGACGCGGGCTACTCCGTCGTGAACCTCACCACCGAGGACAAGCAGCAGACCCGGGAGGGCGTGGTGATGGTCCGCTCGTCCAACGCGCTGGTCTCCATCACCTACAGCGGCAGTGACTTCGAGTCGAAGAAGGCGCCCGGCACGGACGAGATCAACAAGGGCGCGATCAAGGCGGCCAAGGAGGCGGTGGCGTCCTTGGAGGAGGGCAAGGAGTGACCGTCCTCCAAGGACGCCAAGGACGCCAAGGACTCCAAGGACTCCAAGGATGGATCATCAAGCCTCGGCGCGCTCCTTGCGGCCGCCCATCAGCACCACGTACAGCACCAGCGACGCGCCCAGGCCCACCGCCCAGCCGTAGTCGGCGAGCGGCTTGAGGAACGGGACGATTCCGTCCGCCGGGAAGGGGCCGGCCTTGTTGCCGTCGGCGTCGACGTTGGAGTACGAGCCGCCCACCGCGAGGACGGCGCCCACCGCGAAGGCCACCAGGGCTCGCCAGTTCCAGCCGGAGCCGTACCAGTAGCGCCCGCCCGCGGTGTAGAGGCCGGGCAGGTCCAGGTGGGTGCGGCGGATCAGCCAGTAGTCGGCGATGAGGATGCCGGCCACGGTGCCGAGAAGGCCGCCGACCGTGCCCAGCCAGGTGAAGATGTAGATGTCCGGGTTCTCGATCAGCTTCCACGGGAAGATGATCACGCCGACGAAGCAGGCGATGAGCGCGCCGGTACGGAAGCTGATGAGCTTCGGGGCCAGGTTGGACAGGTCGTACGCCGGGCTGACCAGGTTGGCGGCGATGTTCGTGGACAGCGTGGCGAGCAGCAGGATGAAGAGCGCGAAGAGCACGCCGACCGTGCTGTCCATCCGGGCCGCGAGCTGGCTCGGGTCCCAGATCGGCTCGCCGTACACGGCCTGCGCGCCCGAGGTGACCAGCACCGACAGCAGCGCGAACACGGCCATGGTGGTGGGCAGTCCGAGCGACTGCCCCCACACCTGGGCCTTCTGCCCGGCACCGAAGCGGGTGAAGTCGGGGATGTTGAGGGAGAGCGTCGACCAGAAGCCGATCATGCCCATCAGCGCCGGGAAGAAGACCTTCCAGAAGTCGCCGCCCCAGCCGAGCTGCGAAGGCTGGTCGAGCAGCGGCCCGAAGCCACCCGCCTTGTTCGCGATCCACACCAGCAGCGCCACCGCGCCCGCCAGCATCAGCGGCGCCGCCCAGTTCTCCAGCTTCCGCACCGCGTCCATGCCGCGCAGGATGATGACGATCTCCACGGCGAAGAAGAGCAGGAAGCACAGCCACTGCGTCCACGGATAGCCGCCCACCTTGCCGGCGTCGCTCCACCAACTGCCCGCGCCGAACACCTTCCCGGCGAGGAAGTAGATGGACTGCCCGCCGATCCAGGTCTGGATGCCGAACCACGCACAGGCCACCAGCCCTCGCAGCAGCGCGGGCAGATTGGCGCCGCGCACCCCGAAGGAGGCACGGGCCAGCACGGGGAACGGGATGCCGTACTTCGGTCCGGCGTGCCCGGTGAGCAGCATCGGCAGCAGCACGATGACGTTGCCGAGGGCGATGGTGAGCACGGACTGCTTCCAGTCCATGCCGAGCGCGACCAGACCGGCGGCGAGCGTCCACGACGGGACGTTGACCGCCATGCCGATCCACAGCGCGGCGAAGTTGTACGTCGTCCACCGCCGCTCGGCGAGCGGTACCGGGCGCAGGTCCTCGTTGGCGAAGGGACTGTCGGCGGGGAAGGCGTCGGGGCCGAGTTCGATCCGGCCGTCGGGGGCACTCAGGGTGCTGGGCGACCCCGTGGGGGCTATGTCGGTCATGAGCAGGCCAATCGATATGCGGGACGGGAAAGGCCGTGCGGGGGCCTTGGGCCCCTCCCGGGACGGCGGGAGGGGGAGCAAGGTGGGGGGTCGGGTGGAGCGGTGTGCGGAGGTGGTGTGTGCGTCAGGCGGCGTTGACCGCGGGGATGACCTTCTGGCCGTACGCGTCGATCACGGCTTCCTGCGCGTCGTGCATGTCGTAGACGGCGAACTGGTCGACGCCCAGCTCGCGCAGCGCGTGCAGCTTCTCGATGTGCTTCTCGACCGGGCCGATGACGCAGAACCGGTCGACGATCTCGTCGGGCACGAACGCCGTGTCGGGGTTGTCGGCGCGTCCGTGGTGGGAGTAGTCGTACCCCTCGCGGGCCTTGATGTAGTCCGTGAGTTCGTCGGGGACGGCGGCGGAGTGCTCGCCGTACTTGGACACCAGGTCGGCCACATGGTTGCCGACCATCCCGCCGAACCACCGGCACTGCTCGCGCGCGTGGGCGAGCGCGGCGGGCGAGTCGTCCTCGGTGACGTACGCCGGCGCGGCGACGCAGATCCTCACCTCGGAGGGGTCACGGCCGGCGGCGACCGCCGCGTCCTTCACGGCCTTGACCATGTACTCGGTGAGATAGAGGTCGGCGAGCTGCAGGATGAACCCGTCGGCCTCCTCGCCGGTCATCTTCAGCGCCTTCGGGCCGTACGCCGCCATCCACACCGGAAGTCGGGCGCCCTCCTTGATCCACGGGAACCGCACCACGGTCCCGCCGCCGAGATCGGCCTCCCCGCCGCTGCCCAGCGCCCGGATGACCTTCATGGCCTCGCTGATGCGGGCCAGGGTGTTGGGTTTGCGGCCGGCGACGCGCATGGCCGAGTCGCCGCGGCCGATGCCGCAGACCGTGCGGTTGCCGAACATGTCGTTGAGGGTGGCGAAGGTGGAGGCGGTGACCTCCCAGGTGCGGGTGCCCGGGTTGGTCACCATCGGGCCGACCGTCAGCTTCTGGGTGTTGGCCAGGATCTGGCTGTAGATGACGAACGGCTCCTGCCACAGCACGGCCGAGTCGAACGTCCAGCCGTACGTGAACCCGCTGCGCTCGGCGCGTTTCATCAGGCTGACGACCCGCGAGGCGGGCGGGTCGGTCTGCAGGACGAGTCCGAAGTCCATGTGCTCCGCTCCTAGTTGAGGTACTGGCAGGTGGAGCGGGGCGTGTAGACGCCGTGCCCGGCGTGGCCGGTGTACTCCCGCTCGGTGATGACGGGTTCGCCGCGCGAGAGGACCGTCTCGACCCGGCCGGTGGTGCGCTTGCCCTCGTACGCCGAGTAGTCGACGTTCATGTGGTGGCTGTCGGCGGACATGACCTGCTCCGCGCGCGGGTCGTAGATCACGACGTCGGCGTCGGCACCCGGTGCGATGGTGCCCTTCTTCGGGTACATGCCGAACATCCGGGCCGGGGTCGCGCAGGCGATCTCGATCCAGCGGCGGCGCGAGATGTGGCCGTCGACGACGGCCTGGTGCAGCAGGTCCATCCGGTTCTCGACGCCGGGAAGGCCGTTGGGGATCTTCGAGAAGTCCCCTCGCCCCAGCTCCTTCTGGCCGACGAAGCAGAACGGGCAGTGGTCGGTGGAGACGACCTGGAGGTCGTTGGTCCGCAGGCCCTTCCAGAGCTGGGCCTGGTGCTCGCGCGGCCGCAGCGGCGTCGAGCACACGTACTTCGCGCCCTCGAAGTCCGGCTCGGCGAGATTGTCGGTGGACAGGAACAGATACTGCGGGCAGGTCTCGCCGAAGACGTTCAGCCCCTCGTCGCGGGCCCGTGCCAGCTCGGCCACTGCCTCCATGGCCGAGACGTGCACGACGTAGAGCGGGGCGCCCGCGACCTGGGCGAGCTTGATGGCCCGGTGGGTGGCCTCGGCTTCGAGAAGGGCCTTGCGGACCTCCCCGTGGTAACGGGGGTCGGTCTCCCCCCTCGCCAGCGCCTGCTCGACCAGGACATCGATCGCGATGCCGTTCTCGGCGTGCATCATGATCAGTCCGCCGTTCTCGGCGGAGCGCTGCATGGCGCGCAGGATCTGGCCGTCGTCGGAGTAGAAGACGCCGGGGTAGGCCATGAACTGCTTGAAGGAGGTGACACCTTCCTCCACCAGCAGGTCCATCTCCTTGAGCGTCTCCTGGTTCACATCGGAGACGATCATGTGGAAGCCGTAGTCGATGGCGCAGTTGCCCTCGGCCTTGGCGTGCCAGCCGTCGAGGCCCTCGCGCAGTGAGTGGCCCTGGCTCTGTACGGCGAAGTCGACGATCGTGGTCGTACCGCCCCAGGCTGCGGCCCGGGTGCCGGTCTCGAAGGTGTCGGAGGCGAAGGTGCCGCCGAACGGCAGCTCCATGTGCGTGTGGGCGTCGACGCCGCCCGGGATGACGTACTTGCCGCCGGCGTCGATGGTCCGCTCGGCCGTCCAGGCCTCGGCGACCGGGGTGCTACTGGCGGCGAGGGCGGCGATACGGCCGTCCTCGATCAGGACGTCGGCGTGCATCTCGTCGGACGCGGTGATGACGAGGCCGCCGCGGATTACTGTTCGGCCGGTCATGGGTCCTCTCCCTCGGTGGTCACGTGCGGCTCGGTTGTGGCTGGTCGCGCAGTTCCCCGCGCCCGCTACGGGGCGCTGATGCGGCCGGTGCTGTTACGGCGCCGTCAGCGGGCCGTACGCACCCGGCGCCCGGTCCCTGTAGAACTGCCAGCGGTCGCGGACCTCGCGGAGCTTGGCCAGGTCCAGGTCGCGGACGACGAGTTCGGTCTCCTTGTCGCTCGCCACCTCGCCGACGAACTGGGCCTCCGGGTCCACGAAGTAGGTGGTGCCGTAGAAGTCGTTGTCGCCGAGGTCCTCCACCCCGACCCGGTTGATCGCGCCCACGAAGTACTCGTTGGCGACGGCCGCGGCCGGCTGCTCCAGCTGCCACAGATAGCGGGAGAGCCCGCGGGAGGTGGCCGAGGGGTTGAACACGATCTCCGCGCCGCCCAGGCCCAGCGCCCGCCAGCCCTCCGGGAAGTGACGGTCGTAGCAGATGTAGACGCCGATCTTCCCGACGGCCGTCTCGAACACGGGCCAGCCGCTGTTCCCCGGGCGGAAGTAGAACTTCTCCCAGAAGCCCTGCACTTGGGGGATGTGGGTCTTGCGGTACTTGCCGAGGTAGGAGCCGTCCGCGTCGATCACGGCGGCGGTGTTGTACAGGACGCCCGGCTGCTCCTCCTCGTACATCGGCAGGACGAGGACGATGCCCAGCTCCTTCGCGAGCGCCTGGAAGCGCCGGACGGTCGGGCCCTCGGGGATCTGCTCGGCGTACTCGTAGAACGCCTTGTCCTGCACCTGGCAGAAGTACGGTCCGTAGAACAGCTCCTGGAAGCACAGCACTTGAGCACCCTGCGCGGCCGCGTCGCGGGCCGCCTGCTCGTGTACCTGGATCATGGATTCCTTGTCGCCGGTCCACGCGGTCTGGAAGAGGGCGGCACGAATCACTCGGCTCATCGGGACCTCCGGTCGCTCGGTGTGCGAGAAGGCTAGGAAGTCCGGTCCGTCGGTTTGAGTTGCACGGTGTCACGTCTGGGGGCGTGCGGCGTGTCACGGTGTCACTCTGTCGTGGTCCCATGTTTCACCGCCGTTTTCCCAGGTCGTGGCAGGTTTCAACTCTGTTGCGCGTCGTGTGCGAGGAGTGCGATGTGCACGGATGCGGCCTGTTCGAAGTCGTCGAGGTCGACGCCGAGCCGCGTCTGTATCGCCTCCAGGCGGCGGTAGAGCGCGGGCCGCGAGACATGGTGGAGCTGGGCGGTGCGGGACTTGTTCCGGCCGGTGGCGAGATAGGTCCGCAGCACGGACAGCATGTCGTCGTCGGCCGTGCACAGCAGCCCGTCCAGCTCTCGCTCCGCGAAGGACTGCACATACGGGTCGTCGCGCAACAGCCGGATCAGGCCGCGCAGATGAACGTCCTTCAGGCGTACGACGGCCGGCAGGTCGAGGGCGGCCGTGGAGTCGGCGACGGCGTCGGCGACGTGCTGGGCCTCGCGCAGCCCTGCGGGCACGTCGTCCCAGGCGGTACGGGCGTCCGCGGCGGCCACGACGGCCTGGGCGGCCCCCGACTCCGTACGCACCCGGGCGGCGAAGTTCGCGGCGAGCACGGCGGCGTCCTGGTCCCGGGCGAGGCTGAGCAGCACGGCGGTGGCCCCGTCGGCGAGTTCGGCCACGATCCCGGACAGCCCCAGCATGCGCAGCACACGCTCCAGTTGGGGCGCGTCACCGTCCCGCACCACCAACGGCACGAAGGTGCGCCTGTTGACGGGCAGCCCGGCGGCACGCGCGCGCGGCAGCAGCTGGCGCGCCGGTACGACCCCGCTGACGAGGTCGGTCAGCAGGCTCTGCGCGGACTGCTCCTCCCAGGTGTGCGCGGAGTTGCCGCCGAGCATGCGGTGCAGGACGAGGGCCTCGGCGGCCCGGTCGGCGAGCAGTCGCCCGGTGGCGGTGTCGCCGCGGTGCCCGCACAGCACGATCTGCCCCCACCGCTCCCCGCGTCCGCCCAGTTCGGCCCGGATCCAGCCGTCGCCCTCGCGGCCGCCTGCCTGCCGGGCGATGCGCTCCCAGTCGCGCAGCACGTCGTCCACCGCCGGCCGCTCCCCCGCCGTGGCGAGGACCCGGTGGGCGAGGTTGGTGACGACGACGGGGCAGGCGCTGTGCGAGGCGACCTCGTCGAGCAGGCTCTGCAGCGGGGCACCGGCGGTGATGAGCGCGGTGAGCGTGGTCCGTACGGATTCGGAGAGGCTGACGGCGGCGAACTTCCGCCGCACGAGCCGGGACTGGACCTCCTCGGTCAGTTCGGCGAAGGGGAAGGGCCGGTGCAGGACGACCATGGGCAGCCCGCACCGCTCGGCGGCCCGGCGCATCACGTCCGGCGGGGCCGGGAACGCCCGGCCGAGACCGAGGACGACGGCCGCCGCCTCGGCCCGGTGCAGGGAGCGGATGTACTCGGCCTGCTTGTCCTCGTCCCCGGCGAGCAGCACGCCGGTGGTGAGCACCATCTCGCCGCCGGTGAGCATCACCCCGACGTCCGGCGCCTCGGCGACATGCACCCAGCGCACCGGCCGGTCGAGCTGACCGGCGCCGGCCACCACCTCGGGCTCCCCGGCCAGCACCCGCTCCAGGGTGAGGACCTGCCGGACCGACAGAGCGGGCTCCAGGGGTTCCGGGATGGTGGTCATGGCGGCGTTCCCTTACATGTGCTGCATGCGCGGCTCAGATGGGTCCTGCTAGAGGCTCCGCAGGGCGGTCTCGAGGATCGCGGCGCCCTCCTCGGCCTCCGCGACGGTGAGGGACAGGGGCGGGGCGATCCGCAGGGACGTGGTGTTGTGCCCGCCGCCCTTGCCGATGAGCAGTCCGCCGTCGCGGGCCGCCTCCAGCACCGCGGACGCGGCGGCGGGGTCGGCCTCGTCCGTGCCGGGCCTGGTCAGCTCGAGGCCCAGCATCAGGCCCCGGCCGCGCACCTCCCGTACGTGCGGCACCTGCGCGGCGACGGCCCGCAGCCGTTCCAGAAGCAGTCCGCCGACCCGCCGGGCGTTGCCCTGGAGGTCGTGTTCCAGCAGGTAGGAGAGGTTGGCGAGGCCGGCCGCCATGGTGATCTGGGTGCCGCCGAAGGTGGAGATGCTGTTGGCGTCCAGGCAGTTCATGATCTCGGCGCGGGCGACGACCCCGCCGATGGACATGCCGTTGCCGATGCCCTTGGCGAAGGTCAGCATGTCCGGCGGGCCGGACCGCGCATGCGCCTGCCAGCCCCAGAAGTGGTCGCCGGTGCGGCCCCAGCCGGTCTGCACCTCGTCGGCGATCCACAGGATGCCGTGCTCGGCGAGCACCTCGCGGAAGGCGGCGTACAGCCCGTCCGGGCCCGAGGTGAAGCCGCCGACGCCCTGGATGGGCTCGGCGATCAGGGCGGCGGGCGGGCGGGTGTGGCCGAGCAGGTCCCTCAGATCGTCGACGCAGGCCGCGATGAAGTCCTCGTCGCTCAGGGAGGCGTACGGACCACGGGTGCGGACCCCGCCGTGGACGTACAGCGTCTGCAGCGGGGACAGCGAGGTCGGCGACCAGCCGCGGTTGCCGGTGATGCCGACCGCGCTGAAGGAGCGGCCGTGGTAGCTGTTGCGCATCGCCAGGACCGAGTTGCTCTGCCGGTGGGCCGTCGCGAGCAGCAGGGCGGTGTCGTTGGCCTCGGTGCCGGAGGTGGTGAAGAAGACGCGGGCGTCCGGGATGCCGCTCAACTGGGCGATGCGCTCGGCGAGTTCGACCATGGGCCGGTTGAGGTACAGGGTCGAGGAGTGGATGATCCGCCCGGCCTGCTCGCTCACCGCCTTGGTGACCTCGGGCAGCGCGTGCGCGGTCATCGTGGTGAGGATGCCGCCGAAGAAGTCGAGGTAGCGCCGTCCCTCGGTGTCCCACACGTGGCGGCCCTCGCCGTGGGTGATCTCCAGCGGCTCCTCGTAGTACAGGGCGAGCCAGTCGGGCATGACGGCTCGGTGGCGTCCCAGCAGGTCCTTGGTCACGGCTGCACCAGTCCTTCGTAGGCGTCGGGGCGGCGGTCGCGGTAGAAGGCCCACTGCTGCCGCACTTCGTCGATCAGGTCGAAGTCGAGGTCGCGCACGACGAGTTCCTCGCTCTTGTCGCTGGCGATCTCCCCGACAACCTGCCCACGTGGATCGACGAAATAGCTCGTCCCGTAGAAGTCGTTGTCGCCGTACGGCTCCTGGCCCACCCGGTTGATGGCGGCGATGAAGTACTCGTTGGCGACGGCCGCCGCGGGCTGCTCGAGCTGCCAGAG
It encodes:
- a CDS encoding nitrilase-related carbon-nitrogen hydrolase, which produces MSRVIRAALFQTAWTGDKESMIQVHEQAARDAAAQGAQVLCFQELFYGPYFCQVQDKAFYEYAEQIPEGPTVRRFQALAKELGIVLVLPMYEEEQPGVLYNTAAVIDADGSYLGKYRKTHIPQVQGFWEKFYFRPGNSGWPVFETAVGKIGVYICYDRHFPEGWRALGLGGAEIVFNPSATSRGLSRYLWQLEQPAAAVANEYFVGAINRVGVEDLGDNDFYGTTYFVDPEAQFVGEVASDKETELVVRDLDLAKLREVRDRWQFYRDRAPGAYGPLTAP
- a CDS encoding PucR family transcriptional regulator; its protein translation is MTTIPEPLEPALSVRQVLTLERVLAGEPEVVAGAGQLDRPVRWVHVAEAPDVGVMLTGGEMVLTTGVLLAGDEDKQAEYIRSLHRAEAAAVVLGLGRAFPAPPDVMRRAAERCGLPMVVLHRPFPFAELTEEVQSRLVRRKFAAVSLSESVRTTLTALITAGAPLQSLLDEVASHSACPVVVTNLAHRVLATAGERPAVDDVLRDWERIARQAGGREGDGWIRAELGGRGERWGQIVLCGHRGDTATGRLLADRAAEALVLHRMLGGNSAHTWEEQSAQSLLTDLVSGVVPARQLLPRARAAGLPVNRRTFVPLVVRDGDAPQLERVLRMLGLSGIVAELADGATAVLLSLARDQDAAVLAANFAARVRTESGAAQAVVAAADARTAWDDVPAGLREAQHVADAVADSTAALDLPAVVRLKDVHLRGLIRLLRDDPYVQSFAERELDGLLCTADDDMLSVLRTYLATGRNKSRTAQLHHVSRPALYRRLEAIQTRLGVDLDDFEQAASVHIALLAHDAQQS
- a CDS encoding aspartate aminotransferase family protein, which encodes MTKDLLGRHRAVMPDWLALYYEEPLEITHGEGRHVWDTEGRRYLDFFGGILTTMTAHALPEVTKAVSEQAGRIIHSSTLYLNRPMVELAERIAQLSGIPDARVFFTTSGTEANDTALLLATAHRQSNSVLAMRNSYHGRSFSAVGITGNRGWSPTSLSPLQTLYVHGGVRTRGPYASLSDEDFIAACVDDLRDLLGHTRPPAALIAEPIQGVGGFTSGPDGLYAAFREVLAEHGILWIADEVQTGWGRTGDHFWGWQAHARSGPPDMLTFAKGIGNGMSIGGVVARAEIMNCLDANSISTFGGTQITMAAGLANLSYLLEHDLQGNARRVGGLLLERLRAVAAQVPHVREVRGRGLMLGLELTRPGTDEADPAAASAVLEAARDGGLLIGKGGGHNTTSLRIAPPLSLTVAEAEEGAAILETALRSL